One genomic region from bacterium encodes:
- a CDS encoding L-serine ammonia-lyase: MEYISVFDIFKIGVGPSSSHTMGPWRAAQRFLRELDDTNRLCDVTRVQAHLYGSLAKTGKGHGTDMAILLGLSGEDPVTTEVESIPSRIAKIRSSHNLGLLGQHPIPFDTDHDIVFHYDASLPFHANGLRFVAHFKDGALFEEIYYSVGGGFVVRENDTEHDPSGMQTVPFPINNGDELLQWCREKRWPISKIVFENEKVFRREDAIHSALLRIWKVMTECVFRGCHTEGDLPGGLKVQRRASAMNRRLLNNQDYPTQEDWISAVQSVPKSFQDMLNWVSCFALAVNEENASYGRVVTAPTNGAAGVIPAVLHYYRYLCPNVHDQSVIRFLLTAGELGSIFKKGSTISAAMGGCQAEIGVSSAMAAGALTECMGGNPDQVLMAAEIAMEHHLGLTCDPIGGLVQIPCIERNTMGAIKAITASQIALNSDPKMAKVSLDAVIKTMWQTAKDMDNRYKETSEGGLATNVPVNLPEC; encoded by the coding sequence ATGGAATACATCAGCGTATTTGATATTTTCAAAATCGGCGTAGGTCCTTCCAGTTCGCATACGATGGGCCCTTGGCGCGCAGCGCAGCGTTTTTTGCGTGAATTGGATGATACCAATCGACTTTGCGATGTGACCCGTGTGCAGGCTCATCTTTATGGTTCATTGGCTAAAACCGGCAAGGGTCACGGCACGGATATGGCTATCCTGCTTGGCCTTAGCGGCGAAGACCCCGTTACCACAGAAGTCGAATCCATCCCGTCGCGCATTGCTAAAATACGATCATCGCACAATCTAGGTTTATTGGGCCAGCATCCTATACCTTTTGATACGGATCATGACATCGTTTTCCATTACGACGCTTCACTTCCCTTTCATGCCAACGGATTGCGATTTGTCGCTCATTTTAAGGATGGAGCATTATTTGAAGAAATATACTATTCCGTCGGCGGCGGATTTGTCGTACGCGAAAATGATACTGAACACGATCCTTCCGGAATGCAAACCGTTCCTTTTCCGATCAATAACGGCGACGAACTTTTGCAGTGGTGCCGGGAAAAACGTTGGCCGATTTCTAAAATTGTTTTTGAAAATGAAAAGGTTTTTCGCCGCGAAGATGCCATACACAGCGCGCTTTTGCGTATTTGGAAAGTCATGACCGAGTGTGTTTTCCGGGGTTGCCACACCGAAGGCGATCTTCCGGGAGGACTCAAAGTTCAGCGCCGAGCCAGCGCGATGAATCGCCGATTGCTCAATAATCAGGATTATCCCACTCAGGAAGACTGGATTTCTGCCGTACAATCGGTTCCCAAATCGTTTCAGGATATGCTCAACTGGGTCAGTTGTTTTGCACTAGCCGTAAATGAAGAAAACGCAAGTTATGGCCGCGTCGTCACGGCTCCCACGAATGGCGCGGCGGGCGTAATACCGGCTGTTTTACATTACTACCGTTATCTATGCCCTAATGTCCACGATCAAAGTGTCATACGTTTTTTGCTCACCGCAGGTGAACTCGGAAGTATATTCAAAAAAGGTTCCACGATTTCTGCCGCGATGGGCGGTTGTCAGGCGGAAATCGGCGTTTCTTCCGCCATGGCGGCGGGCGCCCTCACCGAATGTATGGGCGGTAATCCTGATCAGGTATTGATGGCGGCCGAAATCGCGATGGAACACCACCTTGGTCTTACCTGTGATCCGATCGGAGGCTTAGTGCAAATACCATGCATCGAACGCAATACGATGGGCGCGATCAAAGCCATTACAGCTAGTCAAATAGCTCTCAATAGCGATCCGAAAATGGCTAAAGTTTCCCTGGATGCAGTTATAAAGACGATGTGGCAAACTGCTAAAGATATGGATAACCGTTATAAAGAAACATCCGAAGGCGGATTAGCTACCAACGTCCCCGTCAATTTGCCGGAATGCTGA
- a CDS encoding response regulator — protein MPLLIVALVLFVILDIAIRMIVRRMQDEKQRKLREEALAVSLRMDYSREAKTLKRAEVPAPKARILCVDDETVILDSFRKILVIDGYNVDTVETGQEALGLVQAHHYDFVFTDLKMPAMDGVDVVKSVKEMRPDMDVIVITGYATVESAVECMKFGAMDYIQKPFTEEELLNFTRKTLIKRQDRIQKQLMPKVHITHVHGAEQFMTKEFTIPGGMFIARNHCWVSMETEGDVKVGMDDFAKKLIGKIDGFEFPNRGMNIQVGQPLFSVKQGNRIIHFKSPVSGKVTEINHALVKDPDRILVTPYDNNWICIIDPDRVDDDIRHLKIGKSAVQFYQEDLQNYQNEVKTMVKGNGHGKPGDIYTGEMQQLEDKDWALVTGHFFERELVS, from the coding sequence ATGCCGTTACTCATTGTTGCTTTAGTTCTTTTCGTCATACTTGATATTGCGATACGGATGATCGTACGTCGAATGCAAGATGAAAAGCAGCGCAAACTCCGGGAAGAAGCACTTGCCGTGAGTCTCAGAATGGATTACAGCCGAGAGGCAAAAACCCTCAAGCGGGCCGAAGTGCCTGCACCCAAAGCGCGGATACTCTGCGTGGATGACGAAACCGTTATTTTAGACAGTTTTCGCAAAATACTCGTTATTGACGGATACAATGTGGATACCGTCGAAACGGGACAGGAAGCGCTCGGACTGGTACAAGCCCATCATTATGATTTCGTTTTCACCGATCTCAAAATGCCGGCTATGGATGGTGTGGACGTAGTCAAATCCGTCAAAGAAATGCGCCCTGATATGGATGTTATTGTCATTACAGGCTACGCTACGGTAGAGTCGGCGGTCGAATGTATGAAATTTGGTGCAATGGATTATATCCAGAAGCCTTTCACGGAAGAGGAGTTACTCAATTTTACGAGAAAAACGCTTATCAAACGTCAAGATCGGATTCAAAAGCAATTGATGCCCAAAGTGCATATCACGCACGTGCATGGGGCCGAACAATTTATGACCAAAGAGTTTACGATTCCCGGCGGTATGTTCATCGCTCGCAATCATTGCTGGGTCAGTATGGAAACCGAAGGCGATGTCAAAGTTGGTATGGATGATTTTGCGAAAAAACTGATAGGAAAAATTGACGGATTCGAATTTCCAAATCGCGGAATGAATATTCAAGTTGGTCAACCGCTATTTAGTGTTAAGCAGGGCAACCGCATTATTCATTTCAAGTCGCCTGTCAGCGGTAAAGTGACAGAGATCAATCATGCACTGGTCAAAGATCCGGACCGTATTTTGGTAACGCCTTATGACAATAACTGGATTTGCATTATTGATCCGGATCGCGTGGACGATGACATTCGCCATCTCAAAATCGGAAAATCAGCGGTGCAGTTCTATCAGGAAGATTTACAGAATTATCAGAATGAAGTAAAAACGATGGTAAAGGGTAATGGCCACGGCAAACCGGGTGATATATATACCGGAGAAATGCAGCAACTCGAAGATAAGGATTGGGCTTTGGTTACCGGACATTTCTTTGAGCGCGAATTGGTTTCCTGA